Below is a genomic region from Miscanthus floridulus cultivar M001 chromosome 1, ASM1932011v1, whole genome shotgun sequence.
GCTAGGACAAATCAGCTAAGGTTCAATGTTTCATCTTAGCACAACAATCCATACTGATGCAGCTATGCAGGAATGTCACATGTTTAATAAATCTCACAAGCCACAGTTCACAACAGACCTGAACATATCCGAGTGGTTAATACAGTAGTAGGCAAGGACCTCTTCTGATGGCCAACAACCTTCAGGGAGGAAAACACATGTTAACTTGAAACTGAACTGACTTTTATTGAAGATacaccctccattccaaattatagttcactctagctttgtcctaagtcaaattttTCTAACTTTGACcgagtttatagaaaaatgcatCAACATCTACAATATCAAATTTGTTTCATTAAATTCCCCATGAAATATGTCGTGATAGtgcatttattattttatttaactTATAGATGCTAATATTTTTTGggggctcttgtgttcttgcccctactttgatgtgcaattgtgattttgccctcgtttttctgactttgtgattttgcccttaactgttcacaagtcaacgcgattttgcccctggtcaacagtaaaaacaggggcaaattcgcgttgaccaggggcaaaatcgcattgACTTGTGAatagttaagggcaaaatcacaaagttagaaaaacgagggcaaaatcacaattgcacatctgtgtaaggggcaagaacaccattttccctaTTTTTTTCATAAAAAACTTGATCAAAGTTAAATAATTTTGGCTTACAAGTATAAAGTAAACTATAActtggaacggagagagtatcATGGAAGGGTTAAACATGCAAAAGTGGAAGAACAAAATGAAATTCAGAATAGCATATTATCAGTAGACAGCACTGCACTTTCAACTCTTTTACCGATCTTTCAATTCTATATTGATTTTTTTCCTACTTCTAAAGGCCATATGCAAGCTTAAGTGATCACTGACCGGAGGGAATAGTCTGTGATGCAAGTATAAGAAACTTTGTATTAGTAGGTCTGTGGGATCACAATTCTTAGTCCAAGAAGGAAAAATTGCCACGCATAGAAGGCTTGTGTGCCACATTCTGAAAAGTGGCCAAGACACAATAGTGTACATAACACACATGTTTACATTTATTTTCCACACAAGTGCCTTCCTATTATCATAGCAAAAGGCACAAACAAACCTGGCAGGTACTAACAGACAGCAACTGAAAGATGCCATGAACATGACCATACACATGAACTGATGCAGACAGATGGAATCATATGTATTTCAACAACAAAAATAAACTTGCTTGAACAAAACTTACATACTAGTCCAGTAGTGTCGATATTGTATTTGTTCGAAGCCTCAATGTCATTGAGTTCAAGGGAATCCTCTTTTCTATATCTGGAATCATGCACTAAAATAATAACCAACTGAAAAAATAGCATGTCAACCTTTCTAGTTGGTTGAACAATTCATGATGGCTAAATCTTTAGTCACAAACAGAGCTTACTGTAGGGAAAACAACATGTTCCCAATTATGTCAGGGACAGAAATAAGGAAAACTATATTCAGTGTGCCAGAGAACTAGGGGCAAATAATAGACTACTTACACCAGATCAAGTTTAGAGGAATCTCTACAGGGCAGCTTGTAACATACATAAACATCCTTCTGGCCAAAATCATTTTCATTTCCATTTAATGAATTCCCAAATGATTTAGCTAGCTGTGAAATCGGCAATGAATGGCATTCGATCAGGTTAAAGCCACGTGAAGCCTTTCTTGAAATGTTGTTGGTACCATCTTTAATCTGGTGGTCACTAGAAATTCCCTCTGCATGGAAATGTaacataaaaaaacaaattaacaTGGCATGGTTATATAAAAACAATTAGCAAATGTGAACTGTTTGAGCAGTATAAACGTGAAATTTCATGCTGATTATTACAACTGCCATGTTTAAATAGAAGATACATTAACAAAGATATGCGGTTACATTTCTGTGCGCCAAATGCAGAAGTAACATTGGGAATGGGAAACTACAATTGTCTTTTAGCATAATAAGAAAACTAATATGATAAAACAAATCAGCAGCCCTACCTTTAATAGTCCGGCAGTGCTGCGATATGGAATAAAGGATCCAAAACAAATCATTAAAACATAGACTGAAGTGGAGTTTTTGTGTACACATCAGCGGATCAGCACACGCAAGCCTATATACCCACACTCACTTACGGACCACCAAATGGAGTTTGTCCTTGAAGTGGTAAAAATTAAAAGGGACCATATTAGACTGAACTTTGTTGCAATTATAATGAAATTTGGCTGGTTAAATGTTCATGCTCACTTTCATGGTAAACACTGATTTTAAATGTGAAATACCATAATTTCCCAGAGTATATATATTGAATCAATAACACTAAACACATCTCATTGAAGCAAGGTACTCACTCCAAATCAGACTGTACTAACTCCCTAAAGTCTTCAACACAGCTAACCCATCAACGTGACATGCCACAATAGGCCTGAGCATTCAAAACCATTGGATCATAATTGTTCAAGCACAGTGCACAGGAGCTAAAGGCTGAAATCGCGCACTACTTCACGGGTTTTGCTTTCACCGTGCTTGTCCGAGCTTCTGAAAAATCAAGCAGGCGGGCTCAAAATGCCAATGTTCCCATCATCATCAGTAGTCCCAAATTCAATTTTCTCGTAGTAGCGGGGCAACAGCTCAAATCGCAACACAGAAACTAATCGCCTTGAACTAAAATCCACAGCACAAAGAGCAGCGTTTGGGCCTTCCTTGTTTGCACGAGCAAGCTGCCTTCTGCCCTATCATCTAGGCAGGAGGCCTTCTCGTCTCTTTGAACCGCTCGGCGAAGGCAGATGAAGCGGAAACGAATGAACGGCAAAACCAAGCGGACGCAAGTGTTGGCATGGGTAAACAAGGAAGGGAATCGGCGGAACCttgggcgcgcgcggaggaggaaCGAGCAAGCAGCGCGCGGCGAAGGATGCTCCACCGCTGGGTTGCATTAGAGGCGCCACGGGATCCACTGGGTGCTGGCGACGGGGATGGGGGCGGAGAGGAAGAGTCCATCGAAGCTCGAGATGCGTCACGTTTGTTTGTGGCGAAGCACCAGAGACTCGGAGAGAGCGCCGCCTTCTTTGGCGGATCGAGCTCGGCTTCTCTCGGCTCACATCGCCAGAGGCGCAGCCGCCGAGCATTGGCATCGGGCTACCAGGAGTTTTTTGGGCCTATAAATCTTACGGGCTGGGCCCAAAAGTGTTGTGCTAAGTTGAATTATGAAAGGGCCCATAGTCGGTGGCCTGTTAGTTGCTACCACCGTGCATTCTGCCTATGGCCCTGTTTGATCTTAGCAGCCATGTCCAGTTGCCGTTCCCGTTCTTGGGGTATCATTTTATAACATTGGAACGGGAAGGTTTCCGTTCCGGGAACGTGGAACATGGGAACTAGAACATGGGTCATGTTCCCATTCCCAGGCTACTAAGGTTTGGATCGGCTTATCTCGCCATGTCGGCGACGGGAATTGAAGAATTCCGCCAAATGTCTCGTCATAACCGTGATTTTGCTGACCGCCGCAAGGAGAAAAATTGAGAAATGAGCTACGATTCCTCGTATCGGGGCTACGAGGATGCGGGTGAGCTACCGCACCACACGGTCGGAGACCGCAGTTCCAGGCAGGGCCTATGCCTGACGACACTAAGGTGGGGGCTTGTATGATTGTAGATAACTAGAATCATGAAGGAGACTTAAAGTTGGGGTCTAGAAACcttttgtttgttttgtagaagtGAGTTTAGTGGACTTCTTGGCAGAGGCGGAACCAGGGGGCCAGTGGGGGCTATGCCCCCTGTCGATacaggacccatgggataccccatagggaagggagaagatatagtctaactaggattcttttcatgtaatcttagtagtagtattattctataatgctactaggaactcttattgtaaaccgactaggactctggccttctgactatataaaggagggcggaatTCCTGGAGAAGAGAGTTAGAgataacactttacaatcaatccaacgcaaaggctaacgccgactggacgtagggctattactcgatcacggtcgagggcccgaaccaggataaatcgactgtctcttgcgtttaccgtcgagttctacatacgctgaagc
It encodes:
- the LOC136548896 gene encoding calmodulin-lysine N-methyltransferase-like isoform X5, with the translated sequence MDSSSPPPSPSPAPSGSRGASNATQRWSILRRALLARSSSARAQEGISSDHQIKDGTNNISRKASRGFNLIECHSLPISQLAKSFGNSLNGNENDFGQKDVYVCYKLPCRDSSKLDLVYRKEDSLELNDIEASNKYNIDTTGLVVGHQKRSLPTTVLTTRICSVHYRSKKVLELGSGYGLAGLVIAASTNADEVVISDGNPQVAGYIQKNISINTETFGETKVKSMILHWDKEQASEILNTFDIIVASDCTFFKQFHEGLAGTVKSLLKHSATSQAIFLSPKRDVSKVSWITHG